One Microbacterium keratanolyticum DNA window includes the following coding sequences:
- the era gene encoding GTPase Era translates to MTELDSENRSGFVTFVGRPNVGKSTLTNALVGEKIAITSAKPQTTRRAIRGILNRPGGQLVIVDTPGIHKPRTLLGERLNDLVEQVLGDVDVIGFCVPANEKIGPGDRRIAASLDGYPRAKKIAIVTKVDVAGRDEITERLMEVDALREDWAAVIPLSALTRVQLDVLSDEILQLMPTGPALYDDDVVTDESTEDRIAEMIREAALEGVRDELPHSIAVVVDDIEPREDSDLTDIHASIVVERDSQKAIIIGHKGSRLRDVGARARAQIEDLLDTRVFLKLHVRVAKEWQRDPKQLGRLGF, encoded by the coding sequence ATGACTGAGCTCGACTCGGAGAACCGCAGCGGCTTCGTGACCTTCGTGGGTCGACCGAACGTCGGAAAGTCGACGCTCACGAACGCGCTCGTCGGCGAGAAGATCGCCATCACGAGCGCCAAGCCTCAGACGACGAGGCGTGCCATCCGAGGCATCCTCAACCGCCCCGGCGGACAGCTGGTAATCGTCGACACCCCCGGCATCCACAAGCCCCGCACGCTCCTCGGTGAGCGCTTGAACGACCTGGTCGAGCAGGTGCTCGGCGATGTCGATGTGATCGGCTTCTGCGTCCCTGCGAACGAGAAGATCGGTCCCGGTGACCGACGGATCGCGGCGTCCCTCGACGGCTACCCGCGTGCGAAGAAGATCGCGATCGTGACGAAGGTCGATGTGGCCGGACGCGATGAGATCACCGAGCGCCTCATGGAGGTCGACGCGCTGCGCGAAGACTGGGCCGCGGTCATCCCGCTTTCGGCACTGACACGAGTGCAGCTCGACGTGCTTTCGGATGAGATCCTGCAGCTCATGCCGACCGGACCCGCGCTGTATGACGACGATGTCGTCACGGACGAGTCGACGGAAGACCGGATCGCCGAGATGATCCGCGAAGCGGCGCTCGAGGGCGTACGTGATGAGCTGCCGCACTCGATCGCCGTGGTCGTCGACGACATCGAGCCGCGGGAAGACTCGGATCTCACCGACATCCACGCCTCGATCGTCGTCGAGCGCGACAGCCAGAAGGCGATCATCATCGGCCACAAGGGCTCGCGTCTGCGCGACGTCGGCGCTCGAGCACGGGCCCAGATCGAGGACCTACTGGACACCCGTGTGTTCCTCAAGCTGCACGTGCGCGTCGCCAAGGAATGGCAGCGCGACCCCAAGCAGCTGGGGCGTCTCGGATTCTGA
- a CDS encoding 16S rRNA (uracil(1498)-N(3))-methyltransferase, which translates to MALHFVTADASAAAVGDTVTLTGAEAKHAAVVRRVRVGEQITLGDGSGVWLSGAASLVEATRVDVQITSRTEVERPSPQLVLVQALAKGDRDELAVQASCELGVDEIVPWQAARSVSRWEGAKAAKGRERWGTIVREAAKQAHRAWIPTVSEVQSTAQLAQRASTQRMLLLEPSATIRLTELELDGRDIVLVVGPEGGISGDELERLEAAGAERVVLGDAVLRTSTAGPAAIAVLSAALGRW; encoded by the coding sequence ATGGCTCTGCACTTCGTCACTGCGGATGCCTCCGCTGCGGCCGTCGGCGACACCGTGACCCTCACCGGGGCAGAGGCGAAGCATGCCGCTGTCGTGCGCCGTGTGCGCGTCGGCGAGCAGATCACGCTCGGCGACGGCTCGGGCGTATGGCTGAGCGGCGCTGCATCCCTCGTCGAAGCCACGCGTGTCGACGTGCAGATCACATCGCGGACCGAGGTCGAACGGCCGAGCCCGCAGCTGGTGCTCGTCCAGGCGCTGGCGAAGGGCGACCGCGACGAGTTGGCCGTGCAGGCCTCATGCGAGCTCGGTGTCGACGAGATCGTGCCCTGGCAGGCGGCCCGCAGCGTGTCGCGCTGGGAGGGGGCGAAGGCAGCCAAGGGGCGGGAACGCTGGGGGACGATCGTCCGTGAGGCAGCGAAGCAGGCCCATCGCGCATGGATTCCGACGGTCTCCGAGGTGCAGAGCACCGCGCAGCTCGCACAGCGGGCCAGCACGCAGCGGATGCTTCTTCTGGAGCCGTCCGCGACGATCAGACTCACCGAGCTCGAACTCGACGGCCGCGACATCGTGCTGGTGGTCGGGCCCGAAGGCGGCATCAGCGGGGACGAGCTTGAACGCCTCGAAGCGGCCGGCGCCGAGAGAGTCGTCCTCGGTGATGCTGTGCTGCGCACCTCCACGGCGGGGCCCGCCGCGATCGCGGTTCTCTCGGCTGCTCTCGGCCGCTGGTGA
- a CDS encoding PhoH family protein produces MVRLLGAQDRLLKMLEAQHPSVDVLVRGNELTLSGPAADVAAARTLLDELIEMTRSGHDLAPGDVENSARILQRDAGPRPSEVLSEPILTSRGKVIRAKTLGQKEYVDAIDENTIVFGIGPAGTGKTYLAMAKAVQALQRKEVERIILTRPAVEAGERLGFLPGSLTDKIDPYLRPLYDALNEMMDPEIVPRLMATGTIEVAPLAYMRGRTLNDSFVVLDEAQNTTPEQMKMFLTRLGFGSKMVVTGDITQIDLPQGASGLRLVTRVLKDIDDIHFSRLTSDDVVRHSLVGRIVDAYSEYDEQRMAARHEREQAAEFANRAERRAGMRPGTHDRAPKRGRS; encoded by the coding sequence ATGGTGCGCCTCCTGGGGGCGCAAGACCGTCTGCTGAAGATGCTCGAGGCTCAGCATCCATCCGTCGATGTCCTGGTGCGCGGAAACGAGTTGACCCTCAGCGGTCCGGCAGCGGATGTCGCGGCCGCACGCACGCTGCTCGATGAGCTCATCGAGATGACGCGCTCGGGACACGACCTCGCGCCCGGTGATGTTGAGAACTCAGCGCGCATCCTGCAGCGCGACGCGGGGCCCCGGCCCAGCGAGGTGCTGAGCGAGCCGATCCTGACCTCGCGAGGCAAGGTCATCCGTGCGAAGACACTCGGCCAGAAAGAGTACGTCGATGCCATCGACGAGAACACGATCGTCTTCGGCATCGGTCCGGCCGGTACGGGCAAGACCTACCTCGCGATGGCGAAGGCCGTGCAGGCGCTGCAGCGCAAAGAGGTCGAGCGCATCATTCTGACGCGTCCGGCGGTCGAGGCGGGGGAGCGGCTCGGATTCCTTCCCGGCTCTCTCACCGACAAGATCGACCCCTACCTCCGGCCGCTCTACGACGCGCTCAACGAGATGATGGACCCGGAGATCGTGCCGCGGCTCATGGCCACCGGAACCATCGAGGTCGCCCCGCTCGCGTATATGCGTGGCCGCACGCTCAACGACTCCTTCGTCGTGCTCGACGAAGCCCAGAACACCACCCCCGAGCAGATGAAGATGTTCCTCACACGTCTCGGCTTCGGGTCGAAGATGGTCGTGACCGGCGACATCACGCAGATCGACCTGCCGCAGGGCGCATCGGGTCTGCGTCTCGTGACACGCGTGCTCAAAGACATCGACGACATCCACTTCTCTCGCCTGACGAGCGACGACGTCGTCCGCCACTCCCTGGTCGGACGCATCGTCGACGCCTACAGCGAGTACGACGAACAGCGCATGGCTGCGCGTCACGAGCGGGAGCAGGCGGCCGAGTTCGCCAACCGCGCAGAACGACGCGCAGGGATGCGTCCTGGAACACACGACCGCGCGCCGAAACGAGGACGCTCATGA
- a CDS encoding carboxylesterase/lipase family protein has product MSPQRPRVRVSTGEIEGESRDGIDRFLGIPYAAPPFGARRFAEPQAPEARSGVRDASTFGATPPQRPYQGRLQALLPTVTITGEDVLTVNVWAPRDAQHLPVVFWLHGGAFERGTTALPLYDGTAFARDGVIFVSAGYRLGAEGFSVLEGAPRNLGLSDAAAALRWTHAEIAAFGGDPTRITVMGESAGGALAAALLARPDTAEIPAALIVQSGPLSADSPAKAGRVTAALAKRLGVSATVEDFRALTPDQLLDARQAQSAGSTPLRGAPGYLLCLDATSLPRSPEEALRDAQIPVLIGTNTEEYRLWFAPEALSRIRPLQLLLARLALGISRSAVRAYRREFPEATTGEIFGQLATDVLLRAPALRTASARTAPTSVYEFAWTTPLHDLGAAHALELGFVFDALQTDDAIRLAGPDAPHTLAEQMHGDWVRFILGGDPVWPPYGAPSRITRVYDEEIRDVSARRTAALDLLPAARSR; this is encoded by the coding sequence ATGAGCCCCCAGCGCCCGCGTGTCCGTGTGTCGACAGGAGAGATCGAGGGAGAGAGCCGAGACGGAATCGACCGATTCCTCGGGATCCCCTACGCCGCGCCCCCGTTCGGCGCGCGTCGCTTCGCGGAACCTCAGGCGCCGGAGGCCAGGAGCGGCGTGCGCGATGCCAGCACCTTCGGAGCCACTCCGCCGCAGCGTCCCTATCAGGGGCGCCTGCAGGCTCTGCTGCCCACGGTGACCATCACCGGAGAGGACGTACTGACGGTGAACGTCTGGGCGCCACGCGACGCGCAGCACCTCCCCGTCGTGTTCTGGCTGCACGGCGGTGCCTTCGAGCGCGGCACGACGGCGCTTCCGCTCTACGACGGCACGGCGTTCGCGCGCGACGGCGTCATCTTCGTCTCGGCAGGGTACCGTCTCGGCGCGGAGGGCTTCTCGGTGCTCGAGGGGGCACCGCGCAACCTCGGTCTCTCGGATGCCGCAGCCGCTCTGCGCTGGACACACGCGGAGATCGCAGCATTCGGCGGAGACCCGACCCGCATCACCGTCATGGGTGAATCCGCGGGCGGTGCGCTCGCTGCCGCGCTGCTCGCCCGACCCGACACCGCCGAGATCCCGGCGGCCCTGATCGTGCAGAGCGGCCCCCTCTCGGCCGACAGCCCGGCGAAGGCGGGGCGCGTGACCGCAGCACTCGCGAAACGACTCGGCGTGTCCGCGACCGTCGAGGATTTCCGCGCCCTCACCCCTGACCAGCTTCTCGACGCGCGCCAGGCGCAATCCGCCGGAAGCACACCCCTGCGAGGGGCGCCAGGGTACCTGCTGTGCCTCGACGCGACCTCGCTCCCCCGCTCGCCGGAGGAGGCCCTGCGCGACGCGCAGATCCCTGTGCTGATCGGCACGAACACCGAGGAGTACCGCCTCTGGTTCGCGCCCGAAGCCCTCTCCCGCATCCGTCCCCTCCAGCTGCTGCTCGCGCGACTCGCTCTCGGAATCTCCCGGTCCGCCGTGCGCGCGTACCGCCGCGAGTTTCCCGAAGCGACGACCGGCGAGATCTTCGGGCAGCTCGCAACGGATGTCCTGCTCCGGGCGCCTGCCCTCCGCACGGCCAGTGCGAGAACCGCCCCGACCTCCGTGTACGAGTTCGCCTGGACGACACCGCTGCACGATCTCGGCGCTGCCCACGCGCTCGAACTGGGCTTCGTGTTCGACGCGCTGCAGACGGATGATGCGATTCGCCTCGCCGGTCCGGACGCACCGCACACTCTTGCCGAGCAGATGCACGGCGACTGGGTGCGCTTCATCCTCGGCGGCGACCCCGTCTGGCCGCCGTACGGGGCGCCCTCGCGGATCACCCGTGTCTACGACGAGGAGATCCGTGACGTCTCTGCCCGTCGCACCGCCGCCCTCGACCTGCTGCCGGCAGCGCGGTCACGCTGA
- a CDS encoding hemolysin family protein, with protein MTAVLLLVAAVLLVAFAGLMAAIDAAFGVRSRSDLEAMGEDGRNAPSLARIAENPEVHTNAVSFIRVLAETTAAVLVTVAFTLFFGNIWWAMLAAAVLMTGITFVLVGASPRSFGRQHADAMLRACAPLVRGMRLILGPLAQGLVVVGRRVTPGAGRSTFTSEEQLLSMVDEAASHDLIEDDDRELIHSVFDFTDQFVRAVMVPRTDMVTVDADATTSEAMGLFLDRGVSRMPVVDDEADDVVGVLYLKDLVQFAFRDEVGWKTGSVRTIARPASFVPESMRAETLLQQMKREAVHVCLVVDEHGGISGLVTLEDLIEELVGEIADEYDLPSSEVVALDDGRYRVSARLSLEDVGDLFGIDLEDDDVDSIGGLLGKAIGRIPLPGSTAVVRGLELTGGTSRGRGRGLATVFVARAEDEKEQDTDHD; from the coding sequence ATCACTGCCGTCCTGCTGCTCGTCGCAGCGGTTCTTCTGGTTGCATTCGCCGGGCTGATGGCCGCGATCGATGCCGCATTCGGTGTCCGATCGCGCAGCGACCTGGAGGCCATGGGCGAGGACGGGCGGAACGCTCCCTCGCTCGCCCGGATCGCGGAGAACCCGGAGGTGCACACCAACGCGGTGTCGTTCATCCGGGTGCTCGCGGAAACGACGGCAGCTGTGCTCGTCACGGTCGCGTTCACCCTGTTCTTCGGGAACATCTGGTGGGCGATGCTCGCCGCCGCTGTGCTCATGACGGGCATCACCTTCGTCCTCGTAGGAGCGAGTCCGCGCTCATTCGGTCGCCAGCACGCCGATGCGATGCTGCGCGCCTGCGCGCCGCTGGTGCGCGGGATGCGCCTGATCCTGGGGCCACTCGCGCAGGGGCTCGTCGTCGTCGGGCGCCGTGTCACCCCGGGGGCGGGTCGCAGCACCTTCACCTCGGAGGAGCAGCTCCTCAGCATGGTCGATGAGGCCGCCTCGCATGATCTCATCGAGGACGACGACCGCGAACTGATCCACTCCGTCTTCGACTTCACCGACCAGTTCGTGCGCGCTGTCATGGTGCCGCGCACCGACATGGTGACAGTGGACGCGGACGCCACGACGAGCGAGGCGATGGGGCTGTTCCTCGATCGTGGAGTCTCGCGCATGCCTGTCGTCGACGATGAGGCGGATGACGTCGTCGGCGTGCTCTACCTGAAAGACCTCGTCCAGTTCGCGTTCCGCGACGAGGTCGGCTGGAAGACCGGCTCCGTGCGCACGATCGCACGCCCGGCCAGCTTCGTCCCCGAGTCGATGCGCGCAGAGACCCTGCTGCAGCAGATGAAGCGCGAAGCGGTCCACGTGTGTCTGGTCGTCGACGAGCACGGCGGGATCTCCGGCCTCGTCACCCTCGAAGACCTCATCGAGGAGCTCGTCGGCGAGATCGCAGACGAGTACGACCTGCCGTCGTCAGAGGTCGTCGCGCTGGACGACGGACGCTACCGCGTGAGTGCTCGCCTGAGCCTGGAAGATGTCGGTGACCTCTTCGGCATCGATCTCGAAGACGATGACGTCGACTCCATCGGCGGTCTGCTCGGCAAGGCGATCGGGCGCATCCCGCTGCCCGGCTCCACCGCGGTCGTCCGCGGTCTGGAACTCACCGGTGGCACCTCCCGCGGACGCGGACGCGGCCTTGCGACCGTCTTCGTCGCTCGCGCCGAAGACGAGAAGGAACAGGACACAGACCATGACTGA
- the hemW gene encoding radical SAM family heme chaperone HemW, protein MAGALPQGDPAPTDGRLPADLRIDADAPFSAYLHVPFCRVRCGYCDFNTYTSSELQGARQDTYADTLISEIALARSVLDEAGALRPLDTVFFGGGTPTLLPAGDLGRMLRAAVDAFGISPGAEVTVEANPDTVTPEVATELARAGVTRMSVGMQSAVPHVLAALDRTHRPENVRTAVEAGRAAGLDVSVDLIYGAPGESLEDWRLSLETALELAPDHISAYALIIEDGTKLARQIRRGEVPAPDDDLQADMYELADQLLGDAGFSWYEVSNWARTPEQESRHNSAYWRGTDWWGFGPGAHSHVAGLRWWNVKHPAAYATRLAAGESPAAGQERPDATAVALERVLLRSRMAEGLPIDVLSATHRTKVAGLIADGLIDPASALRGTVVLTLRGRLLADAVVRALTD, encoded by the coding sequence ATGGCCGGAGCACTGCCGCAGGGAGATCCCGCACCGACGGATGGGCGTCTCCCCGCTGATCTGCGCATCGACGCGGACGCGCCGTTCTCGGCCTACCTCCATGTGCCTTTCTGCCGTGTGCGCTGCGGCTACTGCGACTTCAACACGTACACCTCGTCCGAGCTTCAGGGCGCGCGTCAGGACACTTACGCCGACACGCTCATCTCCGAAATCGCGCTCGCCCGGTCGGTCCTCGACGAGGCGGGCGCGTTGCGTCCACTCGACACGGTCTTCTTCGGCGGTGGCACCCCTACCCTTCTTCCGGCGGGAGACCTGGGGCGGATGCTCCGCGCCGCCGTCGACGCCTTCGGAATCAGCCCCGGCGCGGAGGTCACGGTCGAGGCGAACCCCGACACAGTGACGCCCGAGGTGGCCACGGAACTCGCCCGCGCGGGTGTGACCCGCATGTCGGTCGGCATGCAGTCGGCGGTGCCGCACGTGCTTGCCGCCCTCGATCGTACGCACCGCCCCGAGAACGTGCGCACGGCCGTCGAAGCCGGCCGTGCCGCGGGTCTCGACGTGAGCGTGGACCTCATCTACGGCGCACCCGGGGAGTCGCTGGAAGACTGGAGACTGTCCCTTGAGACCGCGTTGGAGCTGGCTCCGGATCACATCTCTGCCTACGCCCTCATCATCGAGGACGGCACGAAGCTCGCCCGCCAGATCCGCCGCGGCGAAGTGCCCGCACCGGACGACGACCTGCAGGCCGACATGTACGAGCTGGCCGATCAGCTGCTCGGGGATGCGGGCTTCTCCTGGTACGAGGTCAGCAACTGGGCGCGGACGCCTGAGCAGGAGTCGCGACACAACAGCGCCTATTGGCGGGGGACCGACTGGTGGGGATTCGGACCGGGCGCGCACAGCCATGTGGCCGGGCTGCGGTGGTGGAACGTCAAGCACCCGGCCGCGTACGCGACACGCCTCGCTGCGGGTGAGTCGCCGGCGGCGGGCCAGGAACGTCCGGATGCCACTGCAGTGGCACTTGAGCGTGTGCTGCTGCGTTCGCGCATGGCCGAGGGCCTGCCCATCGATGTGCTCTCCGCGACGCACCGCACCAAGGTGGCGGGCCTCATCGCAGACGGCTTGATCGATCCGGCATCCGCTCTGCGCGGTACGGTCGTGCTGACCCTTCGCGGACGGCTGCTCGCGGACGCGGTCGTCCGCGCTCTCACCGACTGA
- the hrcA gene encoding heat-inducible transcriptional repressor HrcA, whose protein sequence is MVSERGLQVLRAIVQDYVASHEPVGSKSIVERHSFGVSAATIRNDMALLEDEELITAPHTSSGRVPTDKGYRVFVDHLAQVRPLSTAQRSAISSFLTEPTDLDDLMIRTVRVLTQLTGQVALAQYPSFARAHVTHVELVSLAPNRLLVILVTDAGGVSQRIVPLPVELDETDLAALRIRLTGTLTGSSVRDGSECLTALQNEVGPARTTAAMSALAKAIGEELAEFRQERLVMAGAATLARREQDFRGSIHPLLEAIEEQVTLLRLMREMVADEHGLAASIGAENEAFGLPEASIVASDYQTHGGTARVGVMGPTRMDYPSNFAAARAVARYLSRMLEDDETGR, encoded by the coding sequence ATGGTCAGCGAACGAGGTCTGCAGGTTCTTCGTGCGATCGTGCAGGACTACGTGGCATCCCATGAGCCGGTCGGCAGCAAGTCCATCGTCGAGCGACACTCCTTCGGCGTCTCGGCGGCCACCATCCGCAACGACATGGCGCTGCTCGAAGACGAAGAGCTGATCACGGCCCCCCACACGTCATCGGGCCGAGTGCCCACTGACAAGGGCTATCGGGTCTTCGTCGATCACCTCGCGCAGGTACGGCCGCTCTCGACGGCGCAGCGCTCCGCGATCTCAAGTTTTCTCACGGAACCCACCGACCTCGACGATCTGATGATCCGCACGGTGCGCGTGCTCACCCAGCTCACCGGGCAGGTCGCGCTTGCGCAGTACCCGTCGTTCGCGCGTGCGCACGTGACGCATGTCGAGCTCGTGTCGCTGGCGCCCAATCGCCTGCTGGTGATTCTCGTGACAGATGCGGGCGGGGTCTCGCAGCGCATCGTGCCGTTGCCCGTCGAGCTCGACGAGACCGATCTCGCCGCGCTGCGGATCCGTCTGACGGGGACGTTGACCGGCAGCTCGGTGCGCGATGGCTCCGAGTGTCTCACGGCGCTGCAGAACGAAGTCGGTCCGGCGCGCACGACCGCGGCGATGTCGGCGTTGGCGAAGGCGATCGGCGAAGAACTCGCGGAGTTCCGTCAGGAGCGCCTCGTGATGGCCGGGGCAGCGACGCTGGCCCGACGGGAGCAGGACTTCCGCGGCAGCATCCATCCGCTGCTGGAGGCGATCGAAGAGCAGGTGACCCTCCTGCGTCTGATGCGTGAGATGGTCGCCGACGAGCACGGCCTCGCGGCGAGCATCGGCGCAGAGAACGAGGCCTTCGGCCTGCCCGAGGCTTCGATCGTCGCGAGCGACTATCAGACACACGGGGGAACGGCACGCGTCGGGGTCATGGGTCCGACGCGCATGGACTATCCGAGCAACTTCGCCGCAGCGCGGGCCGTCGCCCGCTACCTGTCGCGGATGCTCGAAGACGATGAGACGGGCCGCTGA
- a CDS encoding HIT domain-containing protein produces MTEPSIFTRILNGDIPGEILAETDRVFAIRDINPQAPVHLLVIPKTEQYRNVVELAAGDPELLGEIVSLSNDLAATHADGEFRLVFNTGAHAGQTVFHVHAHVLAGGLSEASVGA; encoded by the coding sequence ATGACGGAACCTTCGATCTTCACGCGCATCCTGAACGGGGACATCCCCGGCGAGATCCTCGCGGAGACCGACCGCGTCTTCGCGATTCGCGACATCAACCCGCAGGCTCCCGTGCATCTGCTCGTCATCCCCAAGACCGAGCAGTATCGCAATGTGGTCGAGCTTGCCGCGGGCGACCCCGAGCTCCTCGGTGAGATCGTGTCGCTCTCGAACGATCTGGCGGCCACGCATGCCGACGGTGAGTTCCGGCTCGTCTTCAACACCGGAGCCCATGCCGGGCAGACGGTGTTCCACGTACACGCGCATGTGCTTGCCGGTGGTCTGAGTGAGGCGAGCGTCGGTGCCTGA
- the dnaJ gene encoding molecular chaperone DnaJ, with protein sequence MADHYEILGVSREATEEEIKKAYRKLARQLHPDVNPGEDAAERFKLVTHAYDVLSNAESRRRYDMGGDSAGGNFGNFGGFGDIFETFFGAGGGGRTARPRSRRERGQDALVRISLELGDVVFGVHKDIEVDTAVLCETCQGSCCQEGTSPVTCDICKGSGHVQQQVRSLLGNVITTQPCGSCEGYGTTIPYPCATCSGQGRVRSRRTVALDIPAGVEDGLRLQLPGSGEVGRGGGPSGDLYIEVSVAPHPTFSREGDDLLATLEVAMSDAILGTTTTIEGLDGSVDLEIRAGLQSGDVLTIKNRGVTPLRGTQRGDLRVGVQVVTPTRLDSKQRKLIEDFARTSKAPAPKLAEFHQGLFSKLRDRFRNS encoded by the coding sequence GTGGCTGATCACTACGAGATCCTCGGAGTCTCTCGCGAGGCGACCGAGGAAGAGATCAAGAAGGCGTATCGCAAGCTGGCGCGCCAGCTGCACCCGGATGTGAATCCCGGTGAGGATGCGGCTGAGCGCTTCAAGCTCGTGACGCACGCCTACGACGTGCTCAGCAACGCCGAGTCGCGTCGCCGCTACGACATGGGCGGCGATTCCGCCGGCGGCAACTTCGGCAATTTCGGTGGCTTCGGCGACATCTTCGAGACCTTCTTCGGGGCGGGCGGTGGCGGTCGTACGGCCCGACCGCGGTCTCGTCGTGAACGTGGCCAGGACGCCCTTGTTCGCATCAGCCTGGAGCTCGGCGATGTCGTGTTCGGCGTGCACAAGGACATCGAGGTCGACACCGCTGTGCTGTGTGAGACGTGTCAGGGCTCCTGCTGCCAGGAGGGCACGTCGCCGGTCACCTGCGACATCTGCAAGGGAAGCGGTCACGTGCAGCAGCAGGTGCGGAGTCTTCTCGGGAACGTCATCACGACGCAGCCCTGCGGTTCGTGCGAGGGCTACGGAACGACGATTCCCTACCCCTGTGCGACGTGCAGCGGGCAGGGCCGTGTGCGCTCGCGCCGCACGGTCGCACTTGACATCCCGGCGGGTGTCGAAGACGGTCTGCGTCTGCAGCTTCCTGGCTCCGGTGAGGTGGGCCGGGGCGGTGGGCCCAGCGGCGACCTGTACATCGAGGTCAGCGTCGCTCCGCACCCGACCTTCAGCCGCGAGGGCGACGATCTGCTCGCGACGCTCGAGGTGGCGATGAGCGATGCGATCCTCGGCACCACGACCACGATCGAGGGCCTGGACGGATCGGTCGATCTGGAGATCCGTGCGGGTCTGCAGTCCGGCGACGTCCTCACGATCAAGAACCGCGGAGTCACGCCCCTGCGCGGCACCCAGCGCGGCGATCTGCGGGTCGGTGTGCAGGTGGTGACGCCCACGCGTCTGGACTCGAAGCAGCGCAAGCTGATCGAAGACTTCGCCCGCACCTCGAAGGCACCGGCGCCCAAGCTCGCCGAGTTCCACCAGGGGCTGTTCTCGAAGCTGCGCGACCGCTTCCGGAACTCCTGA
- the ybeY gene encoding rRNA maturation RNase YbeY — translation MIEINNESAIAIDETVLLRLTDHNLAQLNVSPDADVAIVLVDEGAMEALHVQWMDEPGPTDVLSFPMDELRPGTIDRPTPPGLLGDIVLCPQVAEGQAATAGHTLMDELILLTTHGLLHLLGFDHAEPDEEREMFGLQRELILSFAAAERERDR, via the coding sequence ATGATCGAGATCAACAACGAATCGGCCATCGCCATCGATGAGACGGTGCTGCTGCGCCTGACCGATCACAACCTGGCCCAGCTCAACGTCAGTCCCGACGCCGATGTGGCGATCGTTCTCGTCGACGAGGGAGCGATGGAAGCGCTGCACGTGCAGTGGATGGACGAGCCCGGACCCACGGACGTTCTGAGCTTTCCCATGGACGAGCTGCGTCCCGGCACGATCGACCGCCCCACGCCACCTGGGCTGCTCGGTGACATCGTGCTGTGCCCGCAGGTGGCGGAGGGGCAGGCAGCGACCGCCGGCCACACGCTCATGGATGAGCTCATCCTGCTGACCACGCACGGCCTGCTGCACCTCCTCGGCTTCGACCACGCCGAGCCCGACGAAGAGCGGGAGATGTTCGGTCTGCAGCGGGAGCTCATTCTGAGCTTCGCCGCCGCAGAGCGCGAGCGAGATCGATGA